A region of the Pricia mediterranea genome:
ATAGGTAGCCGGCGACATGGCCAGGCGTACCAAGATGGTCATCACGATAATCGCGATACCGTAGGGCAAAAATGAGCTGAGAAATCCGTAGAACGGGGTAAAGACGTAGCGGTTTATCCACCCGAAGATACCCCATCCGAATGGGATGGAATCAGCCAAGGCCATATCTTCATATTTGCTTAGAACGTCAACATCGGTGGGCCCGTAATACCAGTGCATATTTTGTGAAAGTTCCCCGCCCTCCATGGCCAAGGGCATCGTGGCCTTGAATTCTTTGGTAAAGCCCTGGGTATGGCTTTCCCCGTCGACCAAGTTCTTTGAACTGAGCTCGGCCGTTTGAAACTCGTCCATATTTACAAGAATCGAACTGAAAAAATGCTGTCGATAAGACAGCCACCTTACCGATTCCTCGATTTCTTCATCATCGCTACTTTCGGAAAGCTTGCTGACGTCGCCATCTTCGTAATTATAGGTAAGACGGGTATAGCGGTTCTCGTATTCGATACTTTTGGAATGGCGGATACCCTTCAGCTTCCACTCCATATTTATGGGCCGGCTGCTATCGATTGTCCCGTTCATACCCTGCGAGCGCACGGTGAAATCCACCAGGTAATCGTCCGGTTTCATTTCGTAGCGGTACTCCAAATATTTATTGGGACCTGCCTTGGCCTTCATGCTCAGCACCTGATTGCCATTGCTTTCGCTCAACGAAGGCTCGAAATAAAGATCCTGCGTATTCATCACCCGATTATCGGAGGTCTGGAACTGCAACCCGAACGAAGCATTGCCATCATACACCATGTAAACGGGTATAGAATCGTAGGTATGGAACTGCTTCATCCGCGCCTCGACAATCTGTCCACCTTTATTGCTGATTTCCAAATAGACGAGATCGTTTTGCAGCTTCGTAGTACCGTCGGTGGGCTGGGTAAATCCAAAGGCCCCGATCTTGCTCTTGTAATCGGCTACCGCGGAGGAATCTTGAAGATTGACCTGGGCGGGCTTGGGAGCGGTCGTGTCGCCGGGCACCTGCTGCTCGGCTTCTTCGACCACCTGCTCCTGTTTTGCCTTTTCCGCTTCAAGCTCTTCTGGCGTGGGCCGGTTTTGATAGAACATCCAGATCAGGATACCGAATATCAGTACGAAACCGATGATCGACTTGCTATCTACTTTCTTTTCTTCCATGTAATATTTAATAATTAGGCTTGCGTAGTACGGGGACAATTGATGTAACCTCCATAAAATTTAATACTGCGGTCAAGCGCGTGCAGGGCCGAACCCCATCGGACTGCAATCCACAAATATATATCCAATTGTCGAGATTATGCCAAACTGGCATGCGTTTTAGCTTGGCACCGTCTGGGTTCGTTTCAACTTTTGTGCCAGGGCGGCCTTTACGAAGGCCACGAACAGGGGATGCGGATTGGCGACCGTGCTCTTGTACTCTGGATGGTACTGCACCCCGATAAACCACGGATGGTCTTTCAGTTCGATGATCTCTACCAGACCAGTTTCCTTATTGATTCCCGTTGCCATCAATCCGGCTTCCTCCAA
Encoded here:
- the yidC gene encoding membrane protein insertase YidC; its protein translation is MEEKKVDSKSIIGFVLIFGILIWMFYQNRPTPEELEAEKAKQEQVVEEAEQQVPGDTTAPKPAQVNLQDSSAVADYKSKIGAFGFTQPTDGTTKLQNDLVYLEISNKGGQIVEARMKQFHTYDSIPVYMVYDGNASFGLQFQTSDNRVMNTQDLYFEPSLSESNGNQVLSMKAKAGPNKYLEYRYEMKPDDYLVDFTVRSQGMNGTIDSSRPINMEWKLKGIRHSKSIEYENRYTRLTYNYEDGDVSKLSESSDDEEIEESVRWLSYRQHFFSSILVNMDEFQTAELSSKNLVDGESHTQGFTKEFKATMPLAMEGGELSQNMHWYYGPTDVDVLSKYEDMALADSIPFGWGIFGWINRYVFTPFYGFLSSFLPYGIAIIVMTILVRLAMSPATYKSYLSQAKMKVLKPEIAELGEKYGDNAMKKQQATMKLYSKAGVSPMSGCVPALMQMPIFYALFMFFPTSFALRQKPFLWADDLSSYDVVANLPFEIPFYGDHVSLFPILASVAIFFYMMMTTGQNMPTQPGMPNMKFIMYLMPVMMLFFFNNYASGLSLYYFVSNLITIGIMLVIKNVILDNDKIHAQIQENKKKPKKENKFQRKMREMMEQAEEQKKVGKR